The Chitinophagales bacterium genome includes a region encoding these proteins:
- a CDS encoding AAA family ATPase, translated as MENLFYIGLDKNILYQKEFIDNGYPLKYFGPTNNINILIGANNSRKSRLMRNLIVDLQEEVTPYYEFNIQKKLNSIHLKLNSLIKMMNLLNRDNSINLVINYIDRITHDENLKHILDNKVDIKTITNTNRATINLTVKKATDLKENIKLLSTREFITLVDKQGFSGTNSKEKIIKDINNFILESNLIVKSLKSTEKNSSLSMFEIDESREKVTLLQKINNSKYRVLEFSSNLERSTILLFLEPLITELENFESLIPNKLSVENITYIPILRTAYSLYNNKNGKVSNDVLKETVTELYFKNKDFNNNEHKTSSSFKIFSGYTLYEEIKTLRNSIKKDRDKLDKFQEFIGTHFFNTKEFDIISQHNKWDSKNEHILIKLPNEDDRTLHNLGDGIQSLIILLFPIFMANENDWFFIEEPELNLHPSLQRIFLETISSNKDIVYKNLKIFFTTHSNHLLDLSIEHPDNITIFSFENKSSSKESVSVIKEIKSKDLSILNQLGVNNSSVFMANCSIWVEGHTDRKYIKGFIELYKQVNNFNYNEDIHFSFFEYSGSNLMHYNFDDEENEIDLINANFLSNRILVVADEDTGKEKKHNYFKQELKEKYITTRRFNSEELEGGKEIENLLPPIIIEKMIKNIFKENKFLIPKKETKHEDYMMKSFGSFIKTKFQIKNKVVSDSSSLAGEYKGKFADTFLELVSNKEIKWNDLGIITQTFTKEIIKFIQENNTRN; from the coding sequence ATGGAAAACCTTTTTTATATAGGACTAGATAAAAATATACTATACCAAAAAGAATTTATAGACAATGGATATCCATTAAAGTATTTTGGACCAACAAACAATATAAACATATTAATTGGTGCAAATAATTCTAGAAAGAGTAGGTTGATGCGTAATTTGATTGTGGACTTACAAGAAGAAGTTACTCCATACTATGAGTTTAACATTCAAAAGAAATTAAATTCAATTCATTTAAAGTTAAATTCATTAATAAAGATGATGAATCTATTAAATAGAGATAATTCAATAAATTTAGTAATTAACTACATTGATAGAATAACACATGATGAGAATCTAAAACATATTTTGGATAATAAAGTAGATATAAAGACAATAACCAATACAAATAGAGCGACTATAAACCTAACAGTTAAGAAGGCAACTGACTTAAAAGAAAATATTAAATTGCTATCAACTAGAGAGTTTATTACATTAGTAGATAAACAAGGATTCAGTGGGACAAACAGTAAAGAAAAGATAATTAAAGATATAAATAATTTTATTTTAGAATCAAATTTAATTGTAAAGAGTTTAAAGTCTACTGAAAAAAACAGCTCTCTTTCAATGTTTGAGATAGATGAAAGTAGAGAGAAAGTTACATTGTTACAAAAAATTAATAATTCTAAATATAGAGTATTAGAATTTAGTTCTAATTTAGAAAGAAGTACAATTCTATTATTCTTAGAACCATTAATTACCGAATTAGAAAACTTTGAATCTTTAATTCCAAATAAATTAAGTGTAGAAAACATTACTTATATTCCTATATTACGAACAGCATATTCTTTATATAATAATAAAAACGGGAAGGTCAGTAATGATGTTTTAAAGGAAACGGTAACAGAACTATATTTTAAGAATAAAGATTTTAATAATAATGAGCATAAAACATCAAGTTCATTTAAAATATTTAGTGGATATACACTTTACGAAGAAATAAAAACATTACGAAACAGTATTAAAAAAGATAGAGACAAATTAGATAAGTTTCAAGAGTTTATCGGCACTCATTTTTTTAACACTAAAGAATTTGATATTATATCACAACATAATAAATGGGATTCTAAAAATGAGCATATATTAATAAAGCTGCCAAATGAAGATGATAGAACACTACACAATCTAGGAGATGGAATACAATCTTTAATTATTTTATTATTTCCAATTTTTATGGCAAATGAAAATGATTGGTTTTTTATAGAAGAACCTGAATTAAACTTACATCCATCTTTGCAAAGAATCTTCTTAGAAACAATAAGTTCCAATAAAGATATAGTATATAAAAATCTAAAAATATTTTTTACAACACATTCTAACCATCTATTAGATTTAAGTATTGAACATCCAGATAATATTACTATTTTTTCTTTTGAAAATAAATCTAGTAGTAAAGAATCTGTATCTGTTATTAAAGAAATTAAATCAAAAGATTTATCTATTTTAAATCAGTTAGGTGTAAATAATAGTTCTGTATTTATGGCAAATTGTTCTATTTGGGTTGAAGGACATACTGATAGAAAATATATAAAAGGATTTATAGAACTATACAAACAAGTTAATAATTTTAATTATAATGAAGATATACATTTTTCTTTTTTTGAATATTCAGGTAGTAATTTAATGCATTATAATTTTGATGATGAAGAGAATGAAATTGATTTAATAAATGCAAATTTTCTGTCTAATAGAATTCTCGTCGTTGCTGATGAAGATACTGGAAAAGAAAAAAAACATAACTACTTTAAACAGGAACTTAAAGAAAAGTATATTACTACAAGAAGATTTAATTCAGAAGAACTTGAAGGAGGAAAAGAAATTGAAAACCTATTACCACCTATTATTATTGAAAAAATGATTAAAAATATATTTAAAGAAAATAAGTTTTTAATTCCCAAAAAAGAGACTAAGCATGAAGATTATATGATGAAATCATTTGGTAGTTTTATAAAAACAAAATTTCAAATTAAAAACAAAGTTGTATCTGATAGTAGTAGTTTAGCAGGAGAGTATAAAGGGAAATTTGCAGATACCTTTTTAGAATTGGTTAGTAATAAAGAAATTAAATGGAATGATTTAGGAATTATAACTCAAACTTTTACTAAAGAAATTATCAAATTTATACAAGAGAATAATACAAGAAACTAA
- the dnaJ gene encoding molecular chaperone DnaJ: MVKRDYYEVLEVTKTASGEEIKKAYRRLALQYHPDRNPDDKNAEEKFKEAAEAYDVLSNPDKKARYDRFGHQAFGGGGNSGGFGGMNMDDIFSQFGDIFGGGDGNPFESFFGGGNRRSNRRGNGRPGSNLRVKVKLNLKEMAYGAQKKIKIKKYTTCTTCDGIGAKDKDSFQTCNTCNGSGAVRKVTQTFLGQMATTSTCPTCEGEGRIVTNKCTKCKGEGRVYTEDTITLDIPAGVREGVQFSMQGKGNAGIRGGYAGDLLIYVEEEKHAELVREDDDVVYTLYLNIADAALGTQVEVPTIDGKAKIKIPKGTQSGKLFKLQGKGIPNLNGYGKGNQIVKIQIFTPVDLTKEETDLLEKMRLSDNFNPNEQKTKNKGFFEKFFS; encoded by the coding sequence ATGGTAAAAAGAGATTACTACGAAGTACTAGAGGTAACAAAAACTGCGTCTGGAGAAGAAATAAAGAAAGCTTATAGAAGGTTAGCATTGCAGTATCATCCTGATAGAAATCCTGATGATAAAAATGCAGAAGAAAAATTTAAAGAAGCTGCAGAAGCTTATGATGTGCTAAGCAATCCTGATAAAAAAGCAAGATACGATAGATTTGGACATCAAGCATTTGGTGGAGGTGGAAATAGTGGTGGCTTTGGTGGTATGAATATGGACGATATTTTCTCGCAGTTTGGTGATATTTTTGGTGGTGGTGATGGTAATCCTTTTGAATCATTTTTCGGTGGAGGCAATCGTCGTTCTAATCGTAGAGGTAATGGCAGACCAGGAAGTAATCTTAGAGTTAAAGTAAAATTGAACTTAAAAGAAATGGCTTATGGTGCTCAAAAGAAAATCAAAATAAAAAAATATACTACCTGTACAACTTGTGATGGCATTGGAGCGAAAGACAAAGACTCTTTCCAAACTTGTAATACTTGTAATGGAAGTGGTGCTGTAAGAAAAGTAACGCAAACTTTTTTAGGACAAATGGCAACAACTTCTACTTGTCCAACTTGCGAAGGAGAAGGTAGAATTGTAACCAACAAATGTACTAAATGTAAAGGCGAAGGTAGAGTGTATACTGAAGATACAATTACACTTGATATTCCTGCTGGAGTTAGAGAAGGTGTACAGTTTTCTATGCAAGGAAAAGGAAATGCAGGAATAAGAGGTGGTTATGCTGGTGATTTGCTTATTTATGTAGAAGAAGAAAAACACGCAGAATTAGTTAGAGAAGATGACGATGTGGTGTATACGCTTTATTTGAATATTGCAGATGCAGCTTTAGGAACACAGGTTGAAGTACCAACAATTGATGGAAAAGCAAAAATTAAAATTCCGAAAGGCACACAAAGTGGTAAACTATTTAAGTTGCAAGGCAAAGGTATTCCAAACTTAAATGGATATGGCAAAGGCAATCAAATAGTAAAAATACAAATATTTACACCAGTAGATTTAACAAAAGAAGAAACAGACTTGTTAGAAAAAATGCGACTATCAGACAACTTCAATCCAAACGAACAAAAAACAAAAAATAAAGGTTTCTTTGAAAAGTTTTTTTCTTAG
- a CDS encoding nucleotide exchange factor GrpE: MMNEEIKDKDEQLEQDTVNPSTDDIHTTQQKETVENAEESIDELAKTQQIADEYKDKYLRLYAEFDNFKRRNAKEKLDLIKSASQDTMKALLPILDDIKRAEANYEKDKNADTFANGTQLINDKLIKALQHKGLAKMDCLGKDFDTEYHEAVAEIPAPSPELKGKIIDVVEDGYTLNGVIIRYAKVVVGK; this comes from the coding sequence ATGATGAACGAAGAGATAAAAGATAAAGACGAACAGTTGGAACAGGACACAGTAAATCCATCAACTGACGATATACATACTACTCAACAAAAAGAAACGGTTGAGAATGCAGAAGAATCAATCGACGAATTGGCTAAAACACAACAAATTGCAGACGAATACAAGGATAAATATCTAAGATTATACGCAGAATTTGACAACTTTAAAAGAAGAAATGCTAAAGAAAAATTAGACTTAATCAAATCTGCTAGTCAAGATACCATGAAAGCACTTTTGCCTATTTTAGATGACATTAAAAGAGCAGAAGCCAATTATGAAAAGGACAAAAATGCAGATACTTTTGCCAATGGCACACAATTAATCAATGATAAACTCATTAAAGCATTACAACATAAAGGTTTGGCTAAAATGGATTGCTTAGGCAAAGATTTTGATACGGAATATCATGAAGCAGTAGCAGAAATTCCAGCACCAAGTCCAGAGTTAAAAGGTAAAATTATTGATGTAGTAGAAGATGGTTATACTTTAAATGGTGTAATTATTAGATATGCAAAAGTAGTGGTAGGTAAATAA
- the murA gene encoding UDP-N-acetylglucosamine 1-carboxyvinyltransferase, with product MLADAFEVHGGKPLKGTIQPQGAKNEALQIISAVLLTEEDVTINNIPNILDVNKLILLLQDMGVAVTKHNEHSYTFNAKNISPEVLLTEAFKQKATHLRGSVMILGPLLARFKQAYLPTPGGDKIGRRRLDTHFLGFQALGATFEFDKINSFYSLTANVLKGAYILLEEPSVTGTANIIMAAVLAEGETTLFNAACEPYIQQLCEMLVRMGAKITGIGSNLLHITGVEKLNGTTHTMLPDMIEIGSFIGLAAMTSSEITIKDVRLDKLGLIPTYFQKLGIEMQFINDDIFIPAQERYKIKSFIDGSILSIADGPWPLFTPDLLSIILVTAIQAKGSLLVHQKMFESRLFFVDKLIDMGAKIILCDPHRATVIGINKEYKLRGINMSSPDIRAGVSLLIAALSAEGKSVISNIHQIDRGYQNIDERLRALGADIVRL from the coding sequence ATGTTGGCAGATGCTTTTGAAGTACACGGAGGAAAACCATTAAAAGGAACTATACAACCACAAGGTGCAAAAAACGAAGCACTACAAATAATTTCGGCAGTATTGCTTACCGAAGAAGATGTAACCATCAACAATATTCCTAATATTTTAGATGTAAACAAACTCATTCTTTTACTACAAGATATGGGCGTTGCTGTTACCAAACACAATGAACACAGCTATACATTTAATGCTAAAAATATTTCACCAGAAGTTTTATTGACAGAAGCATTCAAACAAAAAGCAACACACTTAAGAGGTTCTGTAATGATACTTGGACCACTTTTAGCAAGATTTAAACAAGCATATTTACCAACACCAGGCGGCGATAAAATTGGACGAAGAAGACTCGACACACACTTCCTAGGATTTCAAGCATTAGGTGCTACATTCGAGTTTGATAAAATCAATAGTTTTTATTCATTAACTGCCAATGTATTAAAAGGTGCTTATATTTTACTAGAAGAACCATCGGTTACAGGAACAGCCAATATTATTATGGCAGCAGTTTTAGCAGAAGGCGAAACTACTCTTTTCAATGCTGCTTGCGAACCATACATACAACAACTTTGCGAAATGTTGGTAAGAATGGGTGCAAAAATTACAGGCATTGGTTCTAATCTACTACATATTACAGGCGTTGAAAAATTAAATGGTACTACACATACCATGCTACCAGATATGATTGAAATTGGTAGCTTTATTGGTTTGGCAGCAATGACCTCTTCTGAAATTACCATTAAAGATGTTCGTTTAGACAAGTTAGGTTTAATTCCAACTTATTTTCAAAAATTAGGTATAGAAATGCAATTTATTAACGATGATATTTTTATTCCAGCACAAGAAAGATATAAAATTAAATCGTTTATTGATGGTAGTATTTTAAGTATTGCCGATGGACCTTGGCCATTGTTTACACCAGACTTATTAAGTATTATACTAGTAACAGCCATTCAAGCAAAAGGCAGTTTATTAGTACATCAAAAAATGTTTGAGAGTCGTTTGTTTTTTGTCGATAAATTGATAGATATGGGTGCTAAAATTATTTTGTGTGATCCACATCGTGCAACAGTAATTGGCATCAATAAAGAATATAAATTAAGAGGAATTAATATGAGTTCGCCAGATATTAGAGCTGGTGTTTCTTTATTAATTGCAGCATTATCCGCCGAAGGAAAAAGCGTGATATCTAATATTCATCAAATAGATAGAGGTTACCAAAACATAGACGAGCGACTAAGAGCTTTAGGTGCAGATATTGTTAGATTATAG
- a CDS encoding DUF4290 domain-containing protein: MFYNTTRENIIMREYGRHIQRMINHAVSIKDDEERQAVAEIIINMMAQLNPQVKTTQDYRQKLWDHLFIMSDFKLEVNSPYPKPTLETAYIQPTPMAYPKHNMRFRHYGKNVETMVKKAMLEKDPEKRKAFIEMIAGYMKLAYRNWSFEEVNDELIKEDIKTLSKGELVITDEMKIEATAKINITQAKNSSNGRKKNNNYKKNNRNNKNRNYQNRNKRYK; encoded by the coding sequence ATGTTTTACAACACAACAAGAGAAAATATTATTATGCGTGAATATGGTAGACACATTCAAAGAATGATAAATCACGCTGTTTCTATAAAAGATGACGAAGAAAGACAAGCCGTTGCTGAGATTATTATTAATATGATGGCTCAACTCAATCCACAAGTAAAAACCACACAAGATTATAGACAAAAACTGTGGGATCATTTGTTCATCATGTCTGATTTTAAACTAGAAGTCAACTCACCATATCCAAAGCCAACCTTAGAAACTGCTTATATACAACCAACACCAATGGCTTATCCAAAACACAATATGCGATTTCGCCATTATGGAAAGAATGTAGAAACCATGGTAAAGAAAGCCATGTTAGAAAAAGATCCAGAAAAGAGAAAAGCATTTATAGAGATGATTGCTGGTTACATGAAACTAGCGTATAGAAATTGGAGTTTTGAAGAAGTAAACGACGAACTCATCAAAGAAGACATCAAAACACTATCTAAAGGTGAGTTGGTGATTACTGATGAAATGAAGATTGAAGCAACTGCTAAAATAAATATTACACAAGCAAAAAATAGCAGTAACGGCAGAAAGAAAAACAACAACTATAAAAAGAACAACAGAAACAACAAAAACCGAAATTACCAAAACCGAAATAAACGCTATAAATAA
- a CDS encoding matrixin family metalloprotease has product MANAIFCNSIYSQIRYDNGGILIESSSSSEYTIHGNKWNKQFVTYFFDNITNDITHSESAKESIRTAFKTWQNITRLYFIEGCNINDADIVIRFASGNHGEGESFDGVNGVLAHAFFPPPNAGSLAGDVHFDDSETWSLLSQNSSSQPIDLQTVALHEIGHSLGLAHSTVSGAVMYAYYGGTDRDLESDDINGIRTIYGSLLQELQVL; this is encoded by the coding sequence ATGGCAAATGCAATTTTTTGTAATTCAATTTATTCTCAAATAAGATATGACAATGGTGGAATATTAATAGAAAGTTCTAGCAGTAGTGAGTACACAATTCATGGTAATAAATGGAATAAGCAGTTTGTTACTTATTTCTTTGATAATATAACAAATGATATTACGCATTCTGAATCAGCAAAAGAATCAATAAGAACAGCATTCAAAACTTGGCAAAATATAACTCGTTTATATTTTATAGAAGGGTGTAATATAAATGATGCAGATATTGTAATTAGATTTGCAAGTGGAAATCATGGAGAAGGAGAATCTTTTGATGGAGTTAATGGTGTTTTGGCACATGCCTTTTTCCCACCACCCAATGCAGGATCTTTAGCAGGTGATGTTCATTTTGATGATTCTGAAACATGGTCATTATTATCCCAAAATAGTAGTTCTCAACCAATTGATTTACAAACTGTTGCTCTACATGAGATTGGGCATAGCTTAGGATTGGCACATTCAACAGTAAGTGGTGCTGTAATGTATGCATATTATGGAGGTACAGATAGAGACTTAGAATCTGATGATATTAATGGAATTAGAACAATATATGGCTCTTTATTACAGGAGCTTCAAGTTTTGTAA
- a CDS encoding T9SS type A sorting domain-containing protein, with the protein MNRFFTLLLVIILSIASHQMASAKFEFAYDKYANIVKVYPNPIVSDAIISIDQSVDVTTAKVSVTFYNLIGSEVYKVEDIKDYQVKIDKNDLKSKGILIYQLRIDNKIITTGRVTVK; encoded by the coding sequence ATGAATAGATTTTTTACATTATTATTGGTCATAATTTTAAGCATAGCAAGCCATCAAATGGCAAGTGCTAAGTTTGAGTTTGCGTATGACAAATATGCCAATATTGTAAAAGTTTATCCAAATCCAATTGTTTCAGATGCCATTATTAGTATAGATCAAAGCGTAGATGTTACTACAGCTAAAGTATCTGTTACTTTCTATAATTTAATTGGCAGCGAAGTTTATAAAGTAGAAGATATTAAAGATTATCAAGTAAAAATTGATAAGAACGATTTAAAATCTAAAGGCATACTCATCTATCAACTAAGAATAGATAATAAAATCATTACTACGGGCAGAGTTACTGTGAAGTAG
- a CDS encoding TlpA family protein disulfide reductase, producing the protein MKKIYLSLSFIFIVLISLANQPAIGTKAPEISEKMPNGEILTLSSLQGNVVLIDFWASWCYPCRKKNPQVVALYNKYKETSWNKATTNGFVILNVSLDKNQQAWEDAIAKDGLVWKHHVSDLGGWNAKPAQDYGIRSIPQTVLVDEQGFIIAYNPSIPFVEEFLNKRVFVSKKELKEKQKKEKKKKSKKSE; encoded by the coding sequence ATGAAAAAAATATACTTATCACTTAGTTTTATATTTATTGTACTAATAAGTCTTGCCAATCAACCAGCAATTGGTACTAAGGCACCAGAAATAAGCGAAAAAATGCCAAATGGAGAAATACTTACACTGTCTTCTTTACAAGGCAATGTTGTTTTAATAGATTTTTGGGCTTCTTGGTGTTATCCTTGTAGAAAAAAAAATCCGCAAGTAGTTGCACTATATAATAAGTACAAAGAAACTTCTTGGAATAAAGCAACAACCAACGGTTTTGTTATTTTAAATGTATCGTTAGACAAAAACCAACAAGCATGGGAAGATGCAATTGCTAAAGATGGTCTAGTTTGGAAACATCATGTAAGCGATTTAGGTGGTTGGAATGCAAAACCAGCTCAAGATTATGGCATTCGGTCTATACCACAAACTGTTTTAGTTGATGAACAAGGTTTTATCATTGCTTATAATCCATCAATACCATTTGTAGAAGAATTTTTAAACAAACGAGTTTTTGTTTCTAAAAAAGAGTTGAAAGAAAAACAAAAGAAAGAAAAGAAAAAGAAAAGTAAAAAATCTGAATAA
- a CDS encoding sigma-70 family RNA polymerase sigma factor, translating to MDELLIAIQQENTKEQAFKTLVATYQKPLYYHIRRMTNNHDDANDILQNVFIKVYKNSTQFKGDSSLYTWIFRIATNETLTFINKNKKHLSVDISQSNISQQTSVDSDNTQQIEQKLAKALAQLPDKQKQVFVMRYYDEMPYEQMSEILETSVGALKASYHHAAKKIEEFILSH from the coding sequence ATGGACGAATTGCTGATTGCTATTCAACAAGAAAACACTAAAGAACAAGCGTTTAAAACATTGGTAGCCACTTATCAAAAGCCATTGTATTACCATATTAGAAGAATGACCAACAATCATGATGATGCTAACGACATCTTACAAAATGTATTTATAAAAGTGTATAAAAATAGTACTCAATTTAAAGGCGATAGTTCTTTATACACTTGGATTTTTAGAATTGCAACGAACGAAACACTAACATTCATCAACAAAAACAAAAAACATCTTTCGGTAGATATTAGTCAGTCCAATATTTCGCAACAAACAAGTGTAGATAGCGACAACACACAACAGATAGAACAAAAATTAGCTAAAGCATTAGCACAGTTACCAGACAAACAGAAACAAGTTTTTGTAATGCGTTATTATGATGAAATGCCTTACGAGCAAATGAGCGAAATTTTAGAAACATCAGTTGGTGCATTAAAAGCGTCTTATCATCATGCAGCAAAAAAAATTGAAGAATTTATTTTAAGCCATTAA
- a CDS encoding UvrD-helicase domain-containing protein, whose translation MSYLDELNEVQHQAVTNIDGPQMIIAGPGSGKTRVLTYRIAYLMEQGIDPFRILALTFTNKAAKEMQERIKHILGGEARNLFMGTFHSIFARILRMEANKLGYPNNFTIYDTADAKSLLKTIIKEEGLNDKMYKAATVFYRISNCKNNLIGPNDYDNYDDLIEEDEQSGRPKFGELYKKYCVRCFKAGAMDFDDLLLKMHELLSNFPDVLLKYQKRFTHIMIDEFQDTNTVQYAIVKMLADRNQNICVVGDDAQSIYAFRGATIQNILNYEKDYPDLKIYKLEQNYRSTPFIVEAANDIIKNNKDQLEKKIWTNKTDGDKINVYKTQSDTEEARLVADTIFEHKMRHHISNDEIAILYRTNAQSRSFEESLRKLNIPYKIYGGTSFYQRKEIKDFLAYLRVTVNPNDEEALKRVINYPVRGIGQTSIERLIIAADEHDLPLWHMVQHAETIQGLTARAINAIKNFALMIKSFQVMLRTKNAYEIAEYIGKTSKLVLELFNDKTVEGISRYENVQELLNGIKEYTVEEKPEYEEEEVKPENDLAAYLQQISLLTDQDEDDKDMRPKVKLMTIHAAKGLEFESVFIVGLEENLFPSALSIFSREDIEEERRLFYVAVTRAKQYLTLSYALMRYKFGQLNYNDPSRFIEEINDKHLKFLGQKKKENTQNTIADETSNSKWYLSKAKETTAKPITTTEISKNLTSKSKAVKKAKIDVALNDLAIGTKVYHEKFDTGKVIAIEGVGDNKIATIYFDTSGNKKIMLKFAKLEVIE comes from the coding sequence ATGTCGTATTTAGACGAATTAAACGAAGTACAACACCAAGCAGTTACTAATATAGATGGTCCTCAAATGATTATAGCTGGACCTGGTTCTGGTAAAACTAGAGTCTTAACTTATCGTATTGCCTATTTGATGGAACAAGGCATTGACCCTTTTAGAATTTTGGCTCTAACTTTTACCAATAAAGCTGCCAAAGAAATGCAAGAACGAATTAAACACATTCTAGGTGGCGAAGCTAGAAATTTGTTTATGGGAACTTTCCATTCTATTTTTGCTAGAATTTTAAGAATGGAAGCGAACAAATTGGGTTATCCGAATAATTTTACCATTTATGATACTGCTGATGCAAAGAGTTTATTAAAAACCATTATTAAAGAAGAAGGTTTGAACGATAAAATGTATAAAGCAGCGACTGTTTTTTACAGAATATCGAATTGTAAAAATAATTTAATTGGTCCGAATGATTACGACAACTATGACGACTTAATTGAAGAAGATGAACAAAGTGGACGACCTAAGTTTGGTGAACTCTATAAAAAATACTGTGTACGATGTTTTAAAGCTGGAGCAATGGATTTTGATGATTTGTTGCTAAAAATGCATGAGTTGCTATCTAACTTTCCTGATGTATTACTTAAATATCAGAAGCGATTTACACATATTATGATAGATGAGTTTCAAGATACCAATACGGTACAATATGCTATTGTAAAAATGTTGGCAGATAGAAACCAAAATATTTGTGTAGTAGGTGATGATGCTCAAAGTATTTATGCTTTTCGTGGTGCTACAATTCAAAATATTTTAAATTACGAGAAAGATTATCCAGATTTAAAAATATATAAATTAGAACAAAACTATCGCTCTACACCTTTTATTGTTGAAGCAGCAAACGATATCATCAAAAACAATAAAGACCAATTAGAAAAGAAAATTTGGACGAACAAAACCGATGGTGATAAAATAAATGTCTATAAAACACAGTCAGATACAGAAGAAGCAAGATTAGTAGCCGATACTATTTTTGAACACAAAATGCGTCATCACATCAGCAATGATGAAATAGCTATTTTATATAGAACCAATGCACAATCTCGTTCATTCGAGGAATCTTTACGCAAGCTCAATATTCCGTATAAAATTTATGGAGGCACTTCTTTTTATCAACGAAAAGAAATAAAAGATTTTTTGGCATATCTAAGAGTAACTGTTAATCCGAATGATGAAGAAGCACTAAAAAGAGTCATTAATTATCCAGTTCGAGGCATTGGTCAGACATCTATTGAACGATTGATTATAGCAGCAGATGAACATGATTTACCTTTATGGCACATGGTGCAACATGCAGAAACTATTCAAGGTTTAACAGCAAGAGCAATTAATGCTATCAAAAATTTTGCTTTGATGATTAAGAGTTTTCAAGTAATGTTGAGGACTAAAAACGCTTACGAAATTGCAGAATATATAGGAAAAACATCTAAGTTAGTTCTAGAACTGTTTAATGATAAAACAGTTGAAGGCATTAGCAGATATGAAAATGTGCAAGAATTACTAAATGGTATTAAAGAATATACCGTAGAAGAAAAACCAGAATACGAAGAGGAAGAAGTGAAACCAGAAAATGATTTAGCCGCTTACTTACAACAAATTTCTTTATTGACTGATCAAGATGAAGATGATAAAGACATGCGACCTAAAGTAAAGCTGATGACCATTCACGCAGCCAAAGGTTTAGAGTTTGAAAGTGTTTTTATAGTTGGATTAGAAGAAAATTTATTTCCATCTGCTTTGTCTATTTTTAGTAGAGAAGACATAGAAGAAGAACGCCGTTTATTTTATGTAGCTGTTACTAGAGCTAAACAATATCTTACACTGTCTTATGCTTTAATGCGTTACAAATTTGGTCAGTTAAACTATAATGATCCAAGTAGATTTATAGAAGAAATTAATGATAAGCATTTAAAGTTTTTAGGACAAAAGAAAAAAGAAAATACACAAAATACTATTGCAGACGAAACTTCTAACAGCAAGTGGTATTTATCTAAAGCAAAAGAAACCACAGCAAAGCCAATTACTACGACTGAAATCAGCAAAAATTTAACTTCAAAAAGTAAAGCAGTTAAAAAAGCAAAAATAGATGTTGCATTAAACGACTTAGCGATTGGCACAAAAGTTTACCACGAAAAATTTGATACAGGAAAAGTAATTGCTATAGAAGGTGTTGGCGATAATAAAATTGCAACCATTTATTTTGATACATCAGGCAACAAAAAAATCATGCTTAAGTTTGCAAAACTAGAGGTGATTGAGTAG